The Streptomyces sp. NBC_00344 genome includes a window with the following:
- a CDS encoding non-ribosomal peptide synthetase: MTRQPLLHHLFALHARRSPDAVAVIDGATVTTAAHLDERADRWARLLRHRGAAPGTRVGLRLSAGADLPAALLGVWRSGGAVTLLGPADAGRETACDLVLTEADGNAGPVEDAAEAPATAGEALLHTAADGIMQSVTHATAVRQAQWLLDHGVVTSDDRLALPPTGELDGRLWTLGAALVCGAPLVVLPAGAWTDGAALTEAMRDNGITVHAWDVNAPQAPYGKAAALRAVVIDGIPHDSEPWSFPAATAVWRTYGTGLLGAAVTARSGTGGGPGIGTPLDPEGVVVIDEYGEPVPPGIPGELTVRTAVAAGAERLLPDPYRPEDGWLHPTGLLVRQRGDDSFDLLGPVEGDAASDGLLLADADRPAYVEPRTAEERLVAGVWAELLEMDGIGVDDDFFQLGGYSLQLAELAGRLGRETGRSLELSDLYAAVTVEAQAALLTVPADDTPPIVAVERGAPLPLSFGQRRLWFLDRMHPESPEWVVPLILRVPANLAEGTVRSALDLLAVRHTSLRTRYLSQGSEPVQIVEEPTPVDLRIVDCPPDDAHEEVARAFDTGFDLASGKLWRALLVRRHDDAEATLLVTIHHIACDGWSATLLEREFRAVCAVLEAGEEPEAAATSPQYADFAVWQRQWRDKDRLAPQLDYWRRELGGVGALELPTDRPRPAERDPRGGLVPIRVPASVAKAVAALGRTHQATPFMTLLTAYATLLARHSGQWDIAVGVPVAGRTRPETDRMIGFFLNSLVLRCRLDAGVPFAESLDRVRRTTLDGFAHQDVSFEHLVEELRPERDLSRTPLYQVAFNFNDEEVGGGMPGDVDSELLLRHRRVAKTDLTLYLRREADGELTGVLEYATQLFEHETVERLAGHFGRLLESIADDPGARLGELDLLSEDEHAALDVHRTGAARDWDDASLLDLFEARAAKTPDALAVVSGEQRLTFRELDVRGNRIGHQLAAAGVGPDTVVGVLLERGPELVPALLGVWKAGAAYLPLDPAGPAERLAHALRDSGADVLLTDTAAQGAACDFAGERVLLDRDRDALASRPETCPPRVSDPELLAYVIYTSGSTGTPKGVMVTRGGLANHLRWAEEDLIGSEGGAPLFSSVAFDLPATNVFGPLIAGRPVHVLPAGDLTGLGAALVDGGPYAFIKLTPGHLEILGDQLGDAEAAALAGTVVVAGEELPGRLAERWSELLGPGRLLNEYGPTETSIGTLVHPVNERHTGTVPLGLPLPRTTAVILDVSGHPVPVGVTGELYIGGAGVARGYLGRPALTADRFVPDPYGAPGGRLYRTGDLARRRADGAVEFLGRADQQVKIRGYRVELGEIEARLRELPGVRDAVVVVHEPRQGERGLAAYVVPGEPDRAPEPGTLRELLAALLPDYMVPATFTALDSVPLTANGKLDRDALPTPDAEAGDAAYTPPTGVAEERIAAMFGDLLGVERIGADAHFFHLGGHSLLVIRLAARLQDEFDLELSVRTVFESPTVRQLAEAVEDAVRAEIEQMSDAELLAAPDTAGDIDA, from the coding sequence GTGACGCGGCAACCGCTTCTCCACCACCTTTTCGCGCTGCATGCGCGCCGCTCTCCGGACGCGGTCGCGGTCATCGACGGCGCGACCGTCACCACGGCAGCCCACCTCGACGAGCGGGCCGACCGATGGGCACGGCTGCTGCGTCACCGGGGCGCCGCTCCCGGCACCCGGGTCGGCCTGCGCCTCTCGGCGGGCGCCGACCTGCCGGCCGCGCTGCTCGGCGTCTGGCGCTCGGGCGGCGCGGTGACCCTGCTCGGTCCTGCGGACGCGGGACGGGAAACCGCCTGCGACCTCGTACTGACCGAAGCGGATGGGAACGCGGGGCCGGTGGAGGACGCGGCCGAGGCCCCGGCGACCGCCGGCGAGGCGCTGCTCCACACCGCCGCCGACGGCATCATGCAATCGGTCACCCACGCCACCGCCGTCCGCCAGGCGCAGTGGCTCCTGGACCACGGTGTGGTGACCTCCGACGACCGGCTCGCGCTGCCGCCGACCGGCGAACTCGACGGTCGGCTCTGGACTCTGGGCGCCGCCCTCGTCTGCGGAGCCCCCCTCGTCGTCCTGCCGGCCGGTGCCTGGACCGACGGAGCGGCGCTCACCGAGGCGATGCGCGACAACGGCATCACCGTGCACGCCTGGGACGTGAACGCCCCGCAGGCGCCGTACGGGAAAGCCGCCGCTCTGCGCGCCGTGGTGATCGACGGAATCCCCCATGACAGCGAGCCGTGGTCGTTCCCTGCCGCCACCGCCGTCTGGCGCACGTACGGTACCGGACTCCTGGGCGCCGCCGTCACCGCCCGCAGCGGGACGGGCGGCGGCCCCGGAATCGGCACCCCCCTCGACCCGGAGGGGGTGGTCGTGATCGACGAGTACGGTGAGCCCGTTCCGCCAGGCATCCCGGGCGAGTTGACGGTCCGCACGGCCGTGGCGGCCGGAGCCGAGCGGCTGCTGCCCGACCCGTACAGGCCCGAGGACGGTTGGCTCCACCCGACCGGGCTGCTCGTGCGGCAGCGCGGCGACGACTCGTTCGACCTGCTCGGGCCTGTCGAGGGTGACGCGGCGTCCGATGGCCTGCTCCTTGCGGATGCCGACCGGCCCGCGTACGTCGAGCCGCGCACCGCCGAGGAGCGGCTGGTCGCCGGGGTCTGGGCGGAACTGCTGGAGATGGACGGCATCGGCGTCGACGACGACTTCTTCCAGCTCGGCGGCTACTCCCTCCAACTGGCCGAGCTCGCAGGGCGCCTCGGCCGGGAGACCGGCCGGTCCCTGGAGCTGTCCGACCTGTACGCCGCCGTGACCGTGGAGGCGCAGGCCGCGCTGCTGACCGTGCCCGCCGACGACACGCCGCCCATCGTGGCCGTGGAGCGGGGCGCACCCCTGCCGCTGTCGTTCGGGCAGCGCCGCCTCTGGTTCCTGGACCGGATGCACCCCGAGAGCCCGGAATGGGTCGTCCCGCTGATCCTGCGCGTCCCGGCGAACCTCGCTGAGGGGACCGTACGGTCGGCGCTCGACCTGCTCGCCGTACGCCACACGTCGTTGCGTACCCGCTACCTGAGCCAGGGCAGCGAGCCCGTCCAGATCGTGGAGGAGCCCACCCCCGTTGACCTCCGGATCGTGGACTGCCCGCCGGACGACGCACACGAGGAGGTCGCCCGCGCCTTCGACACCGGCTTCGACCTGGCATCCGGGAAGCTGTGGCGGGCGCTGCTGGTACGGCGCCACGACGATGCCGAGGCGACGCTGTTGGTGACGATCCATCACATCGCATGCGACGGCTGGTCGGCGACTCTTCTGGAACGCGAATTCCGCGCTGTGTGTGCCGTGTTGGAGGCGGGTGAGGAGCCGGAAGCGGCCGCAACCTCGCCGCAGTACGCCGACTTCGCCGTATGGCAGCGGCAGTGGCGTGACAAGGACCGCCTCGCCCCGCAGCTGGACTACTGGCGCCGCGAGCTCGGGGGCGTCGGCGCCCTCGAACTCCCCACGGACCGGCCGCGCCCGGCCGAGCGCGACCCGCGCGGCGGCCTGGTGCCCATCCGGGTGCCCGCGTCGGTCGCGAAGGCCGTCGCGGCGCTGGGCCGGACCCACCAGGCGACCCCGTTCATGACCCTCCTCACGGCCTATGCCACGCTGCTCGCCCGGCACAGCGGGCAGTGGGACATCGCGGTCGGCGTGCCGGTCGCCGGGCGCACGCGCCCCGAGACGGACCGGATGATCGGGTTCTTCCTCAACTCGCTCGTGCTTCGCTGCCGCCTCGACGCCGGAGTGCCGTTCGCCGAGTCCCTCGACCGGGTGCGGCGGACCACTCTGGACGGCTTCGCCCACCAGGACGTCTCCTTCGAGCACCTGGTGGAGGAGTTGCGGCCCGAGCGCGACCTGTCGCGTACGCCGCTCTACCAGGTCGCCTTCAACTTCAACGACGAAGAGGTCGGCGGCGGCATGCCCGGCGACGTCGACAGCGAGCTGCTGCTGCGGCACCGCCGGGTCGCCAAGACCGACCTCACGCTGTACCTGCGGCGCGAGGCCGACGGGGAGCTGACCGGTGTCCTCGAATACGCGACCCAGCTGTTCGAGCACGAGACCGTCGAGAGGCTGGCCGGTCACTTCGGGCGGCTCCTGGAGTCGATCGCCGACGATCCGGGCGCCCGGCTCGGCGAGCTGGACCTGCTGTCCGAGGACGAGCACGCCGCGCTGGACGTCCACCGGACCGGGGCGGCGCGGGACTGGGACGACGCGTCGTTGCTCGACCTGTTCGAGGCGCGGGCGGCCAAGACGCCGGACGCGCTCGCCGTGGTCAGCGGCGAGCAGCGGCTGACGTTCCGCGAGCTGGACGTGCGAGGCAACCGCATCGGGCACCAGCTGGCCGCGGCCGGGGTGGGGCCCGACACGGTCGTCGGGGTGCTGCTGGAGCGTGGACCCGAACTGGTCCCCGCGCTGCTCGGCGTGTGGAAGGCGGGTGCCGCCTATCTGCCGCTCGACCCTGCGGGCCCGGCCGAACGGCTGGCGCACGCGCTGCGCGACAGCGGCGCCGATGTCCTGCTCACCGACACGGCCGCGCAGGGAGCGGCTTGTGACTTCGCCGGCGAGCGGGTCCTGCTGGACCGTGACCGGGACGCCCTCGCGTCCCGTCCCGAGACCTGCCCGCCCCGGGTGTCCGACCCGGAACTCCTGGCCTACGTCATCTACACCTCCGGTTCCACCGGCACCCCCAAGGGCGTGATGGTGACCCGCGGAGGGCTCGCCAATCACCTGCGGTGGGCCGAGGAGGACCTGATCGGGTCCGAGGGCGGGGCGCCGCTGTTCTCCTCGGTGGCCTTCGACCTGCCCGCGACCAACGTGTTCGGGCCTCTGATCGCCGGGCGTCCGGTGCACGTGCTGCCCGCCGGTGACCTGACGGGGCTCGGTGCGGCGCTCGTGGACGGCGGCCCGTACGCCTTCATCAAGCTGACACCGGGGCATCTGGAGATCCTCGGCGACCAGCTCGGTGACGCGGAGGCCGCGGCGCTCGCCGGGACGGTCGTCGTGGCCGGCGAGGAGCTGCCCGGCCGGCTCGCCGAGCGCTGGTCCGAACTCCTCGGTCCCGGACGGCTGCTCAATGAGTACGGGCCTACGGAGACCTCCATCGGCACGCTTGTGCACCCGGTGAACGAGAGGCACACCGGCACGGTCCCCCTGGGTCTGCCACTGCCCCGCACCACGGCGGTGATCCTCGACGTGTCAGGGCACCCGGTCCCGGTCGGCGTCACTGGCGAGCTGTACATCGGCGGCGCGGGCGTCGCCCGCGGCTACCTCGGCCGCCCCGCCCTCACCGCCGACCGCTTCGTGCCCGACCCGTACGGCGCGCCCGGCGGCCGCCTCTACCGCACCGGCGACCTCGCACGCCGCCGCGCCGATGGCGCGGTCGAGTTCCTGGGCCGCGCCGACCAGCAGGTCAAGATTCGCGGATACCGCGTGGAACTGGGCGAGATCGAGGCCCGGTTGCGCGAGCTGCCGGGGGTGCGGGACGCGGTGGTCGTGGTGCACGAACCGAGGCAGGGAGAGCGGGGCCTGGCGGCGTACGTGGTGCCCGGGGAGCCCGACCGGGCCCCCGAACCCGGCACCCTGCGCGAACTGCTTGCCGCCCTGCTGCCCGACTACATGGTGCCCGCCACCTTCACCGCCCTCGACTCCGTGCCGCTCACCGCCAACGGCAAGCTTGACCGGGACGCGTTGCCCACGCCGGACGCGGAGGCCGGCGACGCCGCGTACACGCCGCCGACCGGTGTCGCCGAGGAGCGCATCGCGGCCATGTTCGGCGATCTCCTCGGCGTCGAACGAATCGGCGCAGACGCACACTTCTTCCACCTCGGCGGCCACTCCCTACTCGTCATCCGGCTCGCCGCGCGCCTCCAGGACGAGTTTGACCTCGAACTGTCCGTGCGGACCGTTTTCGAGTCACCGACCGTGCGGCAGCTCGCCGAGGCCGTCGAGGACGCCGTCCGTGCCGAGATCGAGCAGATGTCCGACGCGGAGCTGCTGGCTGCACCGGACACGGCAGGAGACATCGACGCATGA
- a CDS encoding condensation domain-containing protein, which yields MRDAHPLSYGQQAQLFLHRLAPHSAAYHTGIAVRIRSAVDVPALGDAVRALGRRHEMLRSLFTEVDGAPVRIVDDAHAPRLDRRPLSGATEDELAEAVSRALRDPFRPAEQGAFRFVLLTRDPHDAVLLVAGHHIATDALSDALLLRDVLKLYEERVTGVPAGLPVLRAHHDELVEREKALLGSARGTRLAEQWRRVCEGSVAAQLPTDRPRRPEQSFSGATCRVTVPKESAELLTGAARAAGVTPFAVLLGAFQGVLHRTTRQRDFLLGCPVTTRLRPATREMVGNFINTVVLRARFTPTTTFGDAAQAVHAQVRSAVQGLEYPFAHVARGAGRSPGAGSPRVYGITFNLLATGGLDEALRPLLDTAHADTTTSYAGLTLAPYPLPQQEGQLDLGVDVLLGDNGLTVDFRYDDWLFDPDSIARLAAHFLRAVDIATTSPDTPIARARLWGAPAQRSPAESVRR from the coding sequence ATGCGTGACGCGCACCCCTTGTCGTACGGACAACAGGCCCAGCTCTTCCTGCACCGGCTTGCGCCGCACAGCGCCGCGTACCACACGGGCATCGCCGTACGAATCCGGTCCGCCGTCGATGTGCCGGCCCTCGGGGACGCGGTGCGCGCACTGGGGCGGCGGCACGAGATGCTGCGGTCGCTGTTCACCGAGGTGGACGGCGCACCGGTGCGGATCGTCGACGACGCGCATGCGCCCCGGCTGGATCGTCGGCCTCTGTCGGGCGCCACGGAGGACGAGCTGGCGGAGGCGGTCTCGCGAGCACTCCGCGACCCGTTCCGGCCGGCCGAGCAAGGCGCGTTCCGGTTCGTGCTGCTCACCCGTGACCCGCACGACGCGGTGTTGCTCGTCGCCGGGCATCACATCGCTACGGACGCCCTGTCCGACGCGCTGCTGCTTCGCGATGTGCTGAAGCTCTACGAGGAGCGGGTCACCGGGGTCCCGGCCGGACTGCCGGTGCTGCGCGCGCACCACGACGAACTCGTCGAGCGCGAGAAGGCGTTGCTCGGATCAGCGCGCGGTACCCGGCTCGCCGAGCAGTGGCGGCGGGTCTGCGAGGGTTCCGTCGCCGCGCAGCTGCCGACGGACCGGCCGCGCAGGCCCGAGCAGTCGTTTTCCGGCGCGACCTGCCGGGTGACCGTGCCGAAGGAGTCCGCCGAGCTGCTGACGGGGGCCGCGCGCGCCGCCGGGGTCACGCCCTTCGCGGTGCTACTCGGCGCGTTCCAGGGCGTGCTGCACCGGACGACCCGGCAGCGGGACTTCCTGCTCGGCTGCCCGGTGACGACCCGGCTGCGCCCGGCCACCCGCGAGATGGTCGGCAACTTCATCAACACAGTCGTACTGCGGGCACGGTTCACACCGACGACGACGTTCGGCGATGCCGCGCAGGCCGTGCACGCGCAGGTCCGTTCGGCGGTGCAAGGCCTGGAGTATCCGTTCGCGCACGTAGCCCGCGGGGCCGGCAGGTCGCCGGGGGCCGGGTCGCCCCGGGTGTACGGCATCACGTTCAACCTGCTGGCCACGGGCGGCCTCGACGAGGCGCTGCGGCCGCTCCTCGACACCGCGCACGCCGACACGACGACCTCGTACGCCGGCCTGACGCTGGCGCCGTACCCGCTGCCGCAGCAGGAAGGCCAGCTGGACCTCGGCGTCGACGTCCTGCTCGGGGACAACGGCCTGACCGTCGACTTCCGCTACGACGACTGGCTGTTCGACCCGGACAGCATCGCCCGGCTGGCCGCCCACTTCCTGCGCGCCGTGGACATCGCGACGACGTCCCCGGACACCCCCATCGCGCGGGCGCGCCTGTGGGGGGCTCCGGCGCAGCGGTCACCTGCGGAGTCCGTACGCCGCTGA
- a CDS encoding non-ribosomal peptide synthetase, which produces MSIALTGSSATAAPPVDRFAQLSRADRRGLPNGLVDAYPLAEAQADALARVLTAPAPATGNLIAVRRQVLGRPFALHDLRRALHALTAAHDTLRTSFAVERHRVPLQLVHAEAEIPLSVHDLRALDEPRRAAVFGAHEVVEREVPLPTAPPLRLAAQLETDTALRLVLTYSPALLDAGSAERLLGELAAVYEKEAYEKEAFGSGGVAPAVPYAAYVAAERAALDDPAPRAHWRRVADTCAPLLLPEGWGTPDHRGRRHTVRVPFGDLSEELRTLGDRAGTPLGAVLLAAHLRALGSLTPDAAFHTAVRNDGRPEQSGTGTASAAGLPVLSDTAFTTTGIPNRSGAVALAPLALGSYRNTVPFPHRQATGTWRELVAATERRASDTEPYRHYPWAAVRRAARTPGRLADVLFDPDPAAGPDHDGTEFPLVVRVFKDALVLDAAYDALDETHAELLAGIYREVLVAMADDPDGDAAMSRMPGPLARNVLAAGGPHRAGHCEPLVPELIAVRAAESPDAVAVIAGETTLDYRTLGAHANRIAHRLRGLGAGRGDLVGVLLNRGPALLPALLGVLRSGAAYVPLDPSVPDERLAHILSVTDAPLILTESALTSRIPAVYAERAVVLDSTAELGAVERQPSDAPAAHHGPDDLAYVIFTSGSTGTPKGVMLPHGALAQLLHSFAEPEYTGDWLAATSVSFDISGLELYLPLITGGRVVLADDTQAKDPAALLRLVDEHRVTHVQATPSGWRLLLAVGFDRPTVTALAGGEELPARLAGELRSRVKALTNVYGPTETAIWSASWQVGPQVTAQAQAGATAGMALGQPLNGESLHVLDQALEPVVPGVAGELCIGGSGLARGYHGRPALTADRFVPDPHGTPGARLYRTGDLARRYADGTVEFLGRIDTQVKISGHRIELGEVRAVLTEHPAIRDAVIVVRESSPGTKRLIAYVVAAGRTDVSALRRHLAAKLPGYMIPAAFVAIPRVPLSVSGKVDLGALPAPGAEQGAARRPSNPTEARVAALCAEVLGLRGLGPDDNVSQHGARSLSVVRMLMRIRREFAIDLPVSALFERLTISGLAAAVLAADRAVPGPDTDTRTGPPFDDGCTAAREYKA; this is translated from the coding sequence ATGAGCATCGCCCTCACCGGATCGTCGGCCACGGCCGCGCCGCCCGTGGACCGCTTCGCGCAGCTCTCCCGCGCCGACCGGCGCGGCCTGCCCAACGGACTCGTCGACGCCTACCCGCTCGCCGAGGCACAGGCCGACGCGCTGGCCCGCGTCCTGACCGCCCCGGCCCCCGCGACCGGCAACCTGATCGCGGTGCGGCGCCAGGTGCTCGGCCGCCCGTTCGCGCTGCATGACCTGCGGCGCGCCCTCCATGCACTGACGGCGGCGCACGACACGCTGCGCACCTCGTTCGCCGTCGAACGCCATCGCGTGCCGCTGCAACTCGTCCACGCCGAAGCGGAGATCCCACTGTCCGTGCACGACCTGCGTGCCCTCGACGAGCCGCGCCGCGCCGCTGTCTTCGGTGCGCACGAGGTCGTCGAGCGCGAGGTCCCGCTGCCGACAGCTCCCCCGCTGCGGCTCGCCGCCCAGCTCGAGACCGACACGGCGCTGCGCCTTGTCCTCACCTACAGCCCGGCCCTGCTCGACGCGGGCAGTGCCGAACGACTGTTGGGCGAGCTGGCGGCGGTGTACGAGAAAGAGGCGTACGAGAAGGAGGCGTTCGGGAGCGGGGGCGTCGCGCCCGCTGTGCCGTACGCCGCGTACGTGGCCGCCGAGCGCGCCGCCCTCGACGACCCGGCCCCGCGCGCCCACTGGCGCCGCGTCGCGGACACCTGTGCGCCGCTGCTTCTGCCCGAGGGCTGGGGCACGCCGGACCACCGTGGGCGACGGCACACCGTGCGGGTTCCGTTCGGTGATCTGTCGGAGGAGCTGCGCACCCTCGGCGACCGGGCCGGCACGCCACTGGGCGCGGTCCTGCTCGCGGCGCACCTGCGGGCACTGGGGTCGCTGACGCCGGACGCGGCCTTCCACACCGCGGTCCGGAACGACGGACGTCCGGAGCAGTCCGGCACGGGGACGGCAAGCGCCGCCGGCCTCCCCGTCCTCTCGGACACGGCGTTCACCACCACCGGAATCCCGAACCGTTCCGGCGCCGTGGCGCTCGCCCCTCTCGCCCTCGGCTCGTACCGCAACACGGTCCCCTTTCCCCACCGCCAAGCAACGGGCACCTGGCGAGAGCTCGTCGCCGCCACCGAGCGCCGAGCGTCGGACACCGAGCCGTACCGCCACTACCCGTGGGCCGCCGTCCGCCGCGCGGCCCGTACCCCCGGCCGGCTTGCCGACGTCCTCTTCGATCCGGATCCCGCTGCCGGCCCCGACCACGACGGCACGGAGTTCCCGCTCGTCGTCCGGGTCTTCAAGGACGCGCTCGTGCTGGACGCGGCGTACGACGCCCTCGACGAAACGCACGCGGAGCTGCTGGCCGGGATCTACCGGGAGGTGCTCGTCGCGATGGCCGATGACCCGGACGGGGATGCCGCCATGAGCCGGATGCCCGGCCCACTCGCCCGGAACGTGCTCGCCGCGGGCGGCCCCCACCGGGCCGGCCACTGTGAGCCGCTCGTTCCGGAGCTGATCGCGGTCCGGGCCGCCGAGAGCCCGGACGCTGTGGCGGTCATTGCGGGGGAGACCACCCTCGACTACCGCACCCTCGGCGCCCACGCCAACCGCATCGCCCACCGACTCCGCGGACTCGGCGCCGGACGGGGCGACTTGGTCGGCGTACTCCTGAATCGCGGGCCCGCGCTGCTCCCCGCGCTGCTCGGTGTTCTCCGCTCAGGTGCCGCCTATGTTCCGCTCGACCCGAGCGTGCCCGACGAGCGGCTCGCCCACATCCTCTCGGTCACCGACGCGCCGCTCATCCTCACCGAGTCGGCGCTCACGTCGCGTATCCCGGCCGTGTACGCGGAGAGGGCCGTCGTCCTCGACTCCACCGCCGAACTCGGTGCCGTCGAACGGCAACCCTCCGACGCGCCCGCCGCCCACCACGGCCCCGACGACCTCGCGTACGTCATCTTCACCTCCGGTTCCACGGGCACCCCCAAGGGCGTCATGCTTCCGCACGGTGCGCTCGCGCAGCTGCTGCACTCCTTCGCCGAGCCGGAGTACACGGGTGACTGGCTCGCCGCGACCTCCGTGTCCTTCGACATCTCCGGGCTGGAGCTGTACCTGCCGTTGATCACCGGCGGCCGCGTGGTTCTCGCGGACGACACGCAGGCCAAGGACCCTGCGGCGCTGCTGCGGCTCGTCGACGAGCACCGGGTGACGCATGTGCAGGCCACCCCGTCCGGCTGGCGGCTGCTGCTGGCCGTCGGGTTCGACCGGCCCACCGTCACCGCGCTCGCCGGGGGCGAGGAATTGCCCGCCCGGCTCGCCGGGGAGTTGCGCTCCAGGGTCAAGGCCCTCACCAATGTCTACGGGCCGACGGAGACGGCCATCTGGTCCGCCTCCTGGCAGGTGGGTCCGCAGGTGACGGCTCAGGCACAGGCCGGAGCAACGGCAGGCATGGCGCTCGGGCAGCCGCTGAACGGTGAGTCCCTCCATGTGCTGGACCAGGCGCTGGAGCCGGTTGTGCCGGGCGTCGCGGGAGAGCTGTGCATCGGTGGTTCCGGGCTTGCCCGCGGCTATCACGGTCGCCCGGCACTCACCGCCGACCGCTTCGTGCCCGACCCGCACGGCACCCCCGGCGCCCGCCTGTACCGCACTGGCGACCTGGCGCGTCGGTACGCCGACGGCACCGTCGAGTTCCTGGGCCGGATCGACACCCAGGTGAAGATCAGCGGCCACCGCATTGAACTCGGCGAGGTCCGCGCGGTGTTGACCGAGCATCCGGCGATCCGGGACGCAGTGATCGTGGTCCGCGAATCGAGCCCCGGCACCAAACGGCTCATCGCCTATGTGGTCGCCGCGGGCCGGACCGACGTGTCGGCGCTGCGCCGCCACCTCGCGGCCAAGCTGCCCGGATACATGATCCCGGCCGCGTTCGTGGCCATCCCGCGGGTGCCGCTGAGCGTCAGCGGCAAGGTCGACCTCGGTGCCCTCCCGGCGCCGGGCGCCGAACAGGGGGCGGCCCGTCGCCCCAGCAATCCCACGGAGGCCCGCGTGGCCGCGCTCTGCGCCGAGGTGCTCGGGCTGCGCGGTCTCGGCCCCGACGACAACGTGTCGCAGCACGGCGCACGGTCCCTGTCGGTCGTCCGGATGCTCATGCGGATCCGCCGCGAGTTCGCGATCGACCTGCCCGTGTCCGCGCTCTTCGAACGACTGACGATCAGCGGTCTCGCCGCGGCGGTTCTCGCCGCGGACCGGGCCGTACCGGGCCCGGACACCGACACCCGCACCGGGCCCCCATTCGACGACGGCTGCACAGCGGCGAGGGAGTACAAGGCATGA
- a CDS encoding thioesterase II family protein, whose product MTQADSVWFHRSGGSSRPALRLVCFPHAGGTPAFFHPWHRRLPAGVEVLAVCYPARQHRLLDAPVDTMDVLADQVTDALVPYAEDDVPLAFFGHSMGAGVAYEVAHRLETRHRLGPVRLFASAFRAPHRRRPLAQPTDDAAMLAELRLLGSSAMAALDDPALAEVVMPSLRADLRLVCAYWRPRPEPLSCPLVGYAGAQDKEESGPEAMRSWADLTTSRFERRLFPGHHFYPEHCEAELLADMSGHLTDDLRLLSARAAARPPASAPGGGAHA is encoded by the coding sequence ATGACCCAAGCGGACAGCGTCTGGTTCCACCGGAGCGGCGGCTCTTCCCGGCCCGCCCTGCGGCTCGTGTGCTTTCCGCACGCGGGCGGCACCCCGGCCTTCTTCCACCCCTGGCACCGCCGGCTTCCGGCGGGCGTCGAGGTGCTCGCCGTCTGCTACCCGGCGCGGCAGCACCGGCTGCTCGACGCGCCGGTGGACACCATGGACGTCCTGGCCGACCAAGTGACGGACGCGCTGGTGCCGTACGCCGAGGACGACGTACCGCTGGCCTTCTTCGGACACAGCATGGGCGCGGGCGTCGCCTACGAGGTGGCCCACCGCCTGGAGACCCGGCACCGCCTCGGCCCGGTGCGCCTGTTCGCGTCCGCGTTCCGCGCCCCGCACCGGCGCCGGCCGCTGGCGCAGCCGACGGACGACGCGGCGATGCTGGCGGAGCTGCGGCTGCTCGGCAGCTCCGCGATGGCCGCACTGGACGACCCGGCGCTGGCCGAGGTGGTGATGCCGTCGCTCCGCGCCGACCTGCGCCTGGTGTGCGCGTACTGGCGGCCGCGGCCCGAACCGTTGAGCTGCCCGCTCGTCGGCTACGCGGGCGCCCAGGACAAGGAGGAGTCGGGCCCTGAGGCGATGAGGTCCTGGGCCGATCTGACCACGTCCCGTTTCGAACGCCGCCTCTTTCCCGGCCACCACTTCTATCCGGAACACTGCGAGGCGGAGTTGCTGGCAGACATGTCCGGGCACCTCACCGACGATCTGCGACTGCTGAGTGCGCGGGCCGCGGCCCGGCCCCCGGCATCCGCGCCGGGAGGCGGCGCCCATGCGTGA